CATATTTCGCGATTCTTCAATTGGGATCTCTCGCAGGAGTTCCACATCAGGATATCCTGTGTCGCTATTCTACTTGCGACACTGCATGCTATCGGGCACTTGACTGGATCTTTCGTTCATGGCAGTGACCCCGCGAATGAGGATGCAGTTGCAGAGGCACTTGGCCCTGATATGGTGCCTCGACCTTACATCGACTATGTCCGATCCCTACCCGGCTTCACTGGTATCACTGCTCTTGGCCTCTTTTGGATCCTCTGTTTGCTCAGTATCCCACAAGTGAGGAGGTGGAACTATGAGGTCTTTCAGCTTGGCCACCTGCTCATGTTTCCCATCATTGGCCTCATGATGGCCCATGGTACAGCAGCTTTACTCCAATGGCCTATGTTCGGTTACTTTCTCGCCTTCCCGACGCTTTTGGTGCTTGTAGAGCGTGCTGTCCGTGTTGGTCTCGGATTTCACCGCATCAAAGCGACCATGAAGGTATTGGACAAGGAGACTGTCGAGATCACTGCAATTATCCCCAGTGAACGTCTCTGGAAGTACAAGGCTGGCCAGTACATCTTTTTGCAAGTTCCCAAgatcagcttcttccaaTGGCATCCTTTTACCGTCTCATTCTGTCGAGGCAACAAGATGATGCTGCATATCAAGACCGACGGCAACTGGACTGCGAAACTTCGTGAGCTTGGAGGTGAGTCGGGAGAGTCAGAGATCGAGGTTGGTATCAATGGTCCTTTCGGTGCACCTGCTCAACGCTTCTACGACTTTAACCATTCCATCATCATTGGTTCTGGCATTGGCGTCACGCCCTTCTCTGGTATCCTTGCCGACTTGCAATACAACGACGATCTCGACCACGGCGGCCCAAACCACGAAGTCGATCATCACCGTCACGATTCTGAAACAACTGCCACTCCACCAACTGCTCGTAGGTCAGACTCGAGCAGCAGCGAGGAAGCGACCAACAGCGACAACGTCCCTGAGACACCCACCCGACAAGGAAGCATCGGCCCTGATCTCATCAACAAAGAGAAGCAACCCCAAACCGATAGAGCGGGCACCTTTGCCGAAGACTACCGACGTGTGGACTTTCACTGGACCGTCCGTGATCGGAACTATCTTCTTTGGTTGTCTGACCTTCTCAACGATGTGTCCATGAGTCAAGACTGGCATCGTGAGCATGAAGACAAACCCCATCTCGACATTCGCATCAACACCCATGTGACAGCCAAGCAGAAGAAGATATCAACTCACGTATACCGCTGGCTTTTGGAGATGCACCGTACAGATGAACATCCTACGTCGCCGCTCACAGGTCTTCTCAACCCAACTCACTTTGGCCGACCGGACTTTGATCTTATTCTCGATGAGCATTATGAAGAGATGCTCAAGTTCCGAGCGAACAAGAGGACAAGAACTAGGGACAAGGAGGACGAGAATTAtcaagaggatgatgagctAAAGGTTGGAGTGTTTTACTGTGGCGCCCCTGTTGTGGGCGAGATTCTGGCGGA
This Fusarium poae strain DAOMC 252244 chromosome 3, whole genome shotgun sequence DNA region includes the following protein-coding sequences:
- a CDS encoding hypothetical protein (TransMembrane:6 (i150-169o181-211i232-252o288-309i321-341o347-368i)) is translated as MAAAHRHRKSVAADHPVRSSENVEFLTDKEIEEFLDDLDHDNDGHINYEEVERKLDQEHANLVPKPSAHNVISEDHSDDDSTRHAFLRRMMGDSGVDRIPRDEFAKMVKEWKIPSLKQAKKEEEEDKSYIKKLPGWRRIRSYWAVHGPEIVFLGVVISMQLAFGIWQLVKYQTTPGYRAAFGWGVVMAKTCAGALYPTFFFLILSMSRYFSTWLRRSYHISRFFNWDLSQEFHIRISCVAILLATLHAIGHLTGSFVHGSDPANEDAVAEALGPDMVPRPYIDYVRSLPGFTGITALGLFWILCLLSIPQVRRWNYEVFQLGHLLMFPIIGLMMAHGTAALLQWPMFGYFLAFPTLLVLVERAVRVGLGFHRIKATMKVLDKETVEITAIIPSERLWKYKAGQYIFLQVPKISFFQWHPFTVSFCRGNKMMLHIKTDGNWTAKLRELGGESGESEIEVGINGPFGAPAQRFYDFNHSIIIGSGIGVTPFSGILADLQYNDDLDHGGPNHEVDHHRHDSETTATPPTARRSDSSSSEEATNSDNVPETPTRQGSIGPDLINKEKQPQTDRAGTFAEDYRRVDFHWTVRDRNYLLWLSDLLNDVSMSQDWHREHEDKPHLDIRINTHVTAKQKKISTHVYRWLLEMHRTDEHPTSPLTGLLNPTHFGRPDFDLILDEHYEEMLKFRANKRTRTRDKEDENYQEDDELKVGVFYCGAPVVGEILADKCRELTLRGWQDGSKLEYHFMIEVFG